Proteins encoded within one genomic window of Micromonospora halotolerans:
- a CDS encoding LacI family DNA-binding transcriptional regulator, with product MTADRKAGRPSLAQVAALSGVSVKTASRALGGEPRVAPETRSRVRDAADQLGYRLNGVARELRRGASTSTLVGLLIGDLANPFYSRLAGGLERDLRMRGLQLITASTDEDPEWERRLADALLERRVRGLVIASTATEHAHFAAEHRHGIPFVFVDRPPVELSADTVLLDNHHGARQAGVHLTAAGHRRIGVVGDLARLSTHRDRLDGFAEAMRAVGVANWTDYLVENAHDVDAAEEAVRGLLGRPDPPTALFTMNNRITLGALRALRGHPAPPALVGFDEVDVGDVLGVSVVAHDPEDMGRRAAGLLLDRIDGHRGPARQVVIPTRLLARGSGERPPAPAGITGS from the coding sequence ATGACCGCTGACCGGAAGGCTGGTCGACCGAGCCTCGCGCAGGTCGCGGCGCTGTCCGGCGTGTCGGTGAAGACCGCCTCCCGGGCCCTCGGGGGCGAGCCCCGGGTGGCCCCGGAGACCCGCTCGCGGGTACGCGACGCCGCCGACCAGCTCGGCTACCGGCTGAACGGGGTGGCCCGCGAGCTCCGCCGCGGCGCGAGCACGTCGACGCTGGTCGGCCTGCTCATCGGCGACCTCGCGAACCCGTTCTACTCGCGGCTGGCCGGCGGCCTGGAGCGTGACCTGCGCATGCGCGGCCTCCAGTTGATCACTGCGAGCACCGACGAGGATCCGGAGTGGGAGCGGCGGCTCGCCGACGCGCTGCTGGAGCGGCGGGTCCGCGGGCTCGTGATCGCCTCGACCGCGACCGAACACGCCCACTTCGCGGCCGAACACCGCCACGGCATCCCGTTCGTCTTCGTGGACCGGCCGCCGGTCGAGCTGAGCGCGGACACCGTGCTGCTGGACAACCACCACGGCGCCCGGCAGGCCGGCGTCCACCTGACCGCGGCGGGCCATCGCCGCATCGGGGTGGTGGGCGACCTCGCCCGCCTGAGCACCCACCGGGACCGGCTGGACGGCTTCGCCGAGGCCATGCGCGCCGTGGGCGTGGCGAACTGGACGGACTACCTGGTGGAGAACGCGCACGACGTCGACGCCGCCGAGGAGGCCGTGCGCGGGCTGCTGGGCCGCCCCGACCCGCCGACCGCCCTGTTCACCATGAACAACCGGATCACGCTGGGCGCCCTGCGGGCCCTGCGGGGCCACCCCGCTCCGCCCGCGCTCGTGGGCTTCGACGAGGTGGACGTCGGTGACGTGCTGGGCGTGAGCGTCGTGGCACACGATCCGGAGGACATGGGCCGGCGTGCGGCGGGACTGCTGCTCGACCGGATCGACGGCCATCGCGGCCCGGCCCGGCAGGTGGTGATCCCGACCCGGCTGCTGGCCCGCGGTTCCGGCGAACGGCCACCGGCCCCGGCGGGAATCACCGGCTCCTAG
- the mmsA gene encoding multiple monosaccharide ABC transporter ATP-binding protein, whose amino-acid sequence MSDLPVLLEMRSITKEFPGVKALADVNLVVRAGEIHAICGENGAGKSTLMKVLSGVYPYGSYDGQIIYQGAETRFADIRASENAGIVIIHQELALIPGMSIAENIFLGNEPRKHGAIDWKAANRMALDLMARVGLREDPDTLVKDIGVGKQQLVEIAKAFAKDVKLLILDEPTAALNEADSRHLLDLLRGFRSRGITSIMISHKLNEIEAIADEITILRDGRTVETLDVHADGVDEDRIVRGMVGRELHSRFPDHTPKIGEVFFEVRDWNVRHPISAERQVCKNESFVVRRGEIVGFAGLMGAGRTELAMSVFGRSYGVYESGTIIKDGKEIVLKSVADAIAHGLAYVSEDRKAIGLNLLDDIKASTVAAKLSKISRHGVLDEVAEYKAAESYRRELRTKAPSVDESVSKLSGGNQQKVVLAKWMFTDPDLLILDEPTRGIDVGAKYEIYGIIQRLADQGKGVVVISSELPELIGLCDRIYTVFEGAITGEIARQDADPETLMKQMTSTKKMQTR is encoded by the coding sequence ATGAGCGATTTGCCCGTCCTCCTGGAGATGCGCTCCATCACCAAGGAGTTCCCCGGCGTCAAGGCCCTGGCCGACGTCAACCTGGTGGTCCGCGCGGGCGAGATCCACGCGATCTGCGGCGAGAACGGTGCGGGCAAGTCGACGCTGATGAAGGTCCTCAGCGGCGTCTACCCGTACGGCAGCTACGACGGCCAGATCATCTACCAGGGTGCCGAGACCCGCTTCGCCGACATCCGGGCGAGCGAGAACGCCGGCATCGTGATCATCCACCAGGAGTTGGCGCTCATCCCGGGCATGTCGATCGCCGAGAACATCTTCCTCGGCAACGAGCCGCGCAAGCACGGTGCGATCGACTGGAAGGCCGCCAACCGGATGGCGCTGGACCTGATGGCCCGGGTCGGCCTGCGGGAGGACCCGGACACCCTGGTCAAGGACATCGGCGTCGGCAAGCAGCAGCTCGTGGAGATCGCCAAGGCGTTCGCCAAGGACGTCAAGCTGCTCATCCTGGACGAGCCGACCGCCGCGCTCAACGAGGCCGACTCCCGGCACCTGCTGGATCTGCTGCGCGGATTCCGCTCGCGGGGCATCACCTCGATCATGATCTCGCACAAGCTCAACGAGATCGAGGCGATCGCCGACGAGATCACCATCCTGCGCGACGGCCGGACCGTCGAGACGCTGGACGTCCACGCGGACGGCGTCGACGAGGACCGGATCGTGCGGGGCATGGTCGGTCGCGAGCTGCACAGCCGGTTCCCCGACCACACCCCGAAGATCGGCGAGGTCTTCTTCGAGGTCCGGGACTGGAACGTCCGGCACCCGATCTCGGCGGAGCGGCAGGTCTGCAAGAACGAGAGCTTCGTCGTACGCCGCGGCGAGATCGTCGGCTTCGCCGGCCTGATGGGCGCCGGCCGCACCGAGCTGGCGATGAGCGTCTTCGGCCGCTCCTACGGCGTGTACGAGTCGGGCACGATCATCAAGGACGGCAAGGAGATCGTCCTGAAGTCGGTGGCCGACGCGATCGCCCACGGGCTCGCGTACGTCAGCGAGGACCGCAAGGCGATCGGCCTGAACCTGCTCGACGACATCAAGGCGTCGACCGTGGCCGCCAAGCTGTCGAAGATCTCCCGCCACGGCGTCCTGGACGAGGTCGCGGAGTACAAGGCGGCCGAGTCCTACCGGCGGGAGCTGCGCACCAAGGCGCCGTCGGTCGACGAGAGCGTCTCCAAGCTCTCGGGCGGCAACCAGCAGAAGGTCGTCCTGGCGAAGTGGATGTTCACGGACCCGGACCTCCTGATCCTCGACGAGCCGACCCGCGGCATCGACGTTGGCGCGAAGTACGAGATCTACGGCATCATCCAGCGGCTCGCCGACCAGGGGAAGGGCGTCGTCGTCATCTCCTCGGAGCTCCCCGAGTTGATCGGGCTCTGCGACCGCATCTACACCGTGTTCGAAGGCGCCATCACCGGTGAGATCGCCCGGCAGGACGCGGACCCGGAAACCCTCATGAAGCAGATGACCTCGACGAAGAAGATGCAGACACGATGA
- the mmsB gene encoding multiple monosaccharide ABC transporter permease, producing MSRIKDLQKNLFGGTTSNARQFGMIFTLVAIVVLFQILTDGLTLRSDNLIALFNQNSYILILAIGMLMVIVAGHIDLSVGSIAAFTGILVAKAMAEWSLPWPVAILFGLVIGAVIGAWQGFWVAYIGVPAFIVTLAGMLLFRGGNQFIGNANTISVPEGFRVIGSGFLPEVGPNTGYNNLTLLLGLAACVAVVWRELQARKTRRDMDAEPAPMWISVLRMAVMVGVIVFAALRFASGRVGTSFPVSGIILVALVLAYSFYTRNTAGGRHIYAVGGNSRAAELSGVKLKRVNFFVMMNMAVLASLAGMIFVARSAASGPQDGNGWELDAIAAVFIGGAAVSGGIGTISGSIVGGLVMAVLNNGLQLLGVGTDRVQIIKGLVLLLAVALDVYNKKQGRFSVIGSLTRSFRRDTPAPPTAPPDADRETARTAVPS from the coding sequence ATGAGCCGAATCAAGGACCTGCAGAAGAACCTCTTCGGAGGGACCACGTCCAACGCCCGCCAGTTCGGGATGATCTTCACCCTGGTGGCGATCGTCGTCCTGTTCCAGATCCTGACGGACGGACTGACCCTGCGGTCGGACAACCTGATCGCGTTGTTCAACCAGAACTCGTACATCCTCATCCTGGCCATCGGCATGCTGATGGTGATCGTCGCGGGGCACATCGACCTCTCGGTCGGTTCGATCGCGGCCTTCACCGGCATCCTGGTGGCCAAGGCGATGGCCGAATGGTCGCTGCCCTGGCCCGTCGCCATCCTGTTCGGCCTGGTGATCGGCGCGGTCATCGGCGCGTGGCAGGGCTTCTGGGTCGCCTACATCGGGGTGCCGGCGTTCATCGTCACCCTGGCCGGCATGCTGCTCTTCCGGGGCGGCAACCAGTTCATCGGCAACGCGAACACGATCTCCGTGCCGGAGGGCTTCCGGGTGATCGGCTCCGGCTTCCTGCCCGAGGTCGGCCCGAACACCGGCTACAACAACCTGACGCTCCTGCTCGGCCTCGCCGCGTGTGTGGCGGTGGTGTGGCGGGAGTTGCAGGCCCGCAAGACCCGCCGGGACATGGACGCCGAGCCGGCGCCGATGTGGATCTCGGTGCTCCGGATGGCCGTCATGGTCGGTGTGATCGTCTTCGCCGCGCTCCGCTTCGCCAGCGGCCGGGTCGGCACGAGCTTCCCGGTCTCCGGCATCATCCTGGTGGCGCTGGTGCTCGCGTACTCCTTCTACACCCGGAACACCGCGGGCGGCCGGCACATCTACGCCGTCGGTGGCAACTCCCGGGCCGCGGAGCTCTCCGGTGTGAAGCTCAAGCGGGTCAACTTCTTCGTCATGATGAACATGGCCGTCCTGGCCTCCCTGGCCGGCATGATCTTCGTGGCCCGTTCGGCGGCCTCCGGCCCGCAGGACGGCAACGGCTGGGAGCTGGACGCGATCGCCGCGGTCTTCATCGGTGGCGCGGCCGTCTCGGGCGGCATCGGCACCATCAGCGGCTCGATCGTCGGCGGTCTGGTCATGGCCGTGCTCAACAACGGCCTGCAACTGCTCGGCGTCGGCACCGACCGGGTCCAGATCATCAAGGGCCTCGTGCTGCTGCTGGCCGTCGCGCTCGACGTCTACAACAAGAAGCAGGGCCGGTTCTCCGTCATCGGCAGCCTCACGCGCTCGTTCCGCCGGGACACTCCCGCCCCGCCCACGGCACCACCGGACGCGGACCGGGAGACCGCCCGCACGGCCGTGCCGAGCTGA
- a CDS encoding substrate-binding domain-containing protein codes for MRKLIGKSMAIGAIAALALTATACGNGREGDSGGAKGDTKGFAADSLIGVALPAKTSENWVLAGDLFTNGLKEAGFKSDVQYAGASTTVADQQAQITAMVTKGAKVIVIGATDAAQLSTQVAAAHAAGAKVIAYDRLIKNTPDLDYYVAFDNFKVGQLQGQALLDGMKAKKPNGPYNIELFSGSPDDNNAGVFFDGAMSVLKPEIDKGNVVVASKQADVKQTAIQGWKAEGAQARMDQLLTSTYGSKTLDGVLSPNDTLARAIITSIKGAGKPIPVVTGQDSEVESVKSIMAGEQYMTINKDTRNLVKQTIEMVKSLQAGNTPEVNDTKSYNNGSKVVDTYLLPPVAVTKANAAEAYANDPKLSALTK; via the coding sequence ATGCGTAAACTGATCGGCAAATCGATGGCCATCGGCGCCATCGCCGCGCTGGCCCTGACCGCCACCGCCTGCGGCAACGGCCGCGAGGGCGACAGCGGCGGCGCCAAGGGCGACACCAAGGGCTTCGCGGCCGACTCCCTGATCGGCGTCGCCCTGCCGGCCAAGACCTCGGAGAACTGGGTCCTCGCCGGTGACCTGTTCACCAACGGCCTCAAGGAGGCCGGCTTCAAGAGCGACGTGCAGTACGCCGGCGCGTCGACCACCGTCGCGGACCAGCAGGCCCAGATCACCGCCATGGTGACCAAGGGCGCCAAGGTCATCGTCATCGGCGCGACCGACGCCGCGCAGCTGTCCACCCAGGTGGCCGCCGCGCACGCCGCCGGCGCGAAGGTCATCGCGTACGACCGGCTCATCAAGAACACGCCGGACCTCGACTACTACGTCGCGTTCGACAACTTCAAGGTCGGCCAGCTCCAGGGCCAGGCCCTGCTCGACGGCATGAAGGCCAAGAAGCCGAACGGCCCGTACAACATCGAGCTGTTCTCCGGCTCGCCGGACGACAACAACGCCGGTGTCTTCTTCGACGGCGCGATGAGCGTCCTCAAGCCGGAGATCGACAAGGGCAACGTCGTCGTCGCCTCGAAGCAGGCCGACGTCAAGCAGACCGCCATCCAGGGCTGGAAGGCCGAGGGCGCCCAGGCCCGCATGGACCAGCTGCTGACCTCGACCTACGGCAGCAAGACGCTGGACGGCGTCCTGTCCCCGAACGACACCCTGGCCCGCGCGATCATCACGTCGATCAAGGGTGCCGGCAAGCCGATCCCGGTCGTCACCGGCCAGGACTCCGAGGTCGAGTCGGTCAAGTCGATCATGGCTGGCGAGCAGTACATGACGATCAACAAGGACACCCGGAACCTGGTCAAGCAGACCATCGAGATGGTGAAGTCCCTGCAGGCCGGTAACACCCCCGAGGTGAACGACACCAAGTCGTACAACAACGGCTCCAAGGTCGTGGACACCTACCTGCTGCCGCCGGTGGCCGTCACCAAGGCCAACGCGGCCGAGGCGTACGCCAACGACCCGAAGCTCTCCGCGCTCACCAAGTAA